The Mycolicibacterium duvalii DNA window CCTCGTCGTTCATCGCCATCCGGCCGAACGTCTCGCGGATGTCGTGGGCCGCGGCCAGCGGATCCGGCTTGCCTTCCGGGCCTTCGGGATTGACGTAGATCAGGCCCATGGTGGTCGCACCGAACGGCTCGGCCAGCTTGCGATCGCTGTCGTTGGTGCCGCCGTAGCGCTTGTCGGTGCCCAGCCAGGTGTCCTCCTGGCCCCACAGCATCTCCTCGGGCTCCCAGATGTCCTCGCGGCCGAACGCGAAACCGGCGGTCTTGAAGCCGGAGACCTCGAGCGCAGCATTGCCCGCGTAGGCGATCAGGTCCGCCCACGAGATCTTGTTGCCGTACTTCTGCTTGATCGGCCAGAGCAGGCGGCGGGCCTTGTCCAGGTTGGCGTTGTCGGGCCAGCTGTTGAGCGGGGCGAAGCGCTGCGCGCCCTGCCCGGCGCCGCCGCGGCCGTCGAAGATGCGGTAGGTGCCCGCGGCGTGCCAGCTCATCCGGATGAACAGACCCGCGTAGCTGCCGTAGTCGGCCGGCCACCAGTCCTGGGAGGTGGTGATGACCTCGAAGACGTCACGCTTGAAGGCCTCGACGTCGAGCTTGGCGAACTCCTCGGCGTAGTCGAAGTCCGCGCCGAGGGGGTTGCCCTTCTCGTTCTGCTTGTGCAGCACCGACACGTCGACCTGCTCGGGCCACCAGTCGCGGTTGGTCAGCGGAGCGTGCGACTTGGGCTTCGGGGATTCGATGACCGGGTTTTCGCTTTCGCTGTCGCTGGCGGTCTTGCTGTCAGCGTGCGGGGGCCGAGCATCGGAGGTATCAGATGACACTGTGTTCCCTTCCTGATCCATACATTCGGTAAATGATGGGGCTGTTTGATCACGGATGTGATCGGGACATACGAGATGCCGTGCACCGAGGGCAGAACCCCCAGTAGATGACCTCCGCCTCGTCGACGTCGAAGCCGAGGTCGTCGGAAGCCGTCAGGCACGGGGCGTCGCCGACCGCGCAATCCACGTCGGCGATCACCCCGCAGGACCGGCACACCATGTGGTGGTGGTTGTCGGCGACCCGGGTCTCATACCGGGCCACCGAGCCTGCCGGCTGTATCCGTCGAACCAACCCCGTCGCGGCCAGCGCGTTGAGCGCGTCATAGACCGTTTGACGGGAGATGTCGGGCAGCACGTCGCGTGCAGCCCTGATGATGAGCTCAGTGTCAGCATGCGGATGCTGTTCGACTGCCTGCAGCACCGCCATCCGGGGACGGGTGACGCGCAGAGCGGCCGAGCGGAGCGCGCCCGCATAGTCGGAATCTTCGGCCATCCTCTCGATCTTGGCCCCTTTTCTGGACGGAATCAAGTTTTTCTCGAAAGTTGGCGCGCGTGTTGCGAAAACGGTGCGCCGGGGCCCGGGCACCGCTCGGGCTTTCGCTCCTCCGGGCCGGGTACGCGGCAGTCATGACTGAAGGGGGCCCTCGTCACCGGCGCCTCCAGGGCAGCAAGGACGACCCGGCCGACGTAGCCCGTCAGGGCTTCGAGGCACTCATGCGCGGGGGCAAGCAGGTGGTGGTCAGTTCACTGAGCTCAAAGGCGATGGGGCGCCGTCGCGCAGGTGCTGCCTGGCTCGGTGAAAGCCGCGGGCAGTCGGCTGATCTCGGTGCCGATGGGGCGCTGACGCCCGTCAGGGCAGAGCTCCGAGGAAGACGTTCAGCGGTCCCGGCGGCGGTTCCGGCGCCGCGGGCGCGACCGGCGCCGAAGGCTCCGGAACGGCGATGGGCCCGGCCACCGGGGCGGGATTGCTCAGATGCGGGCGCCCGGCCGGTGACGGCATCTGTTCGGCGGGTGCCATCTGGGCTGGCGCCGAAGCCACCTCTGCCACCGGGGAAACCTGGGGGCTTGTTTCGGCGACGGCGGTGTTCTCAACTGCACTGTTCGCGACCGCAGTGTCCTCGACCGCGGGGGTCACCGGCACCGACGCCGATCGCCGCGGGGTGCTGACCTCCGGAACCGCCTCGACCGCGGGCGCGGCTTCGGCGACGATCGTCGACTCCGGCGAGGAGCCGGCGTCGCGCTGGGTGGCGCCGGCTACGTCCGGCCGTGCCAGCACCGGCTCGGGTGCCGGTGCCGGGACGGCGGGTTCGGGGTCTCCCGAGGGGGCGGAGGTCGGCTCGGCTACGGCGCTGGCCGGTTCAGGTGCCGGCGCCGGGGTCGGGCTGACACCGACGAAGGCGTACAACGCGACTCCGACGACGGCGGCGACGCCGACCGCGGCGGCGATCCGCAGCGGGACGCGGGCACCCGCCGACTGCAGAGTTGCACGACTGGTGTCGACGAGCCGGGCCATGGAGTCGCGGGCGTTGTCGCCGACCGCGGCCAGCCGGGCGCCGACCCCGTCGCGGACGGGGCCAGGCTCCGCGGAGCGGTGCGGTACCAGCGCCGTCAGCCGCTGCAACGCCGAACCGGTGTCGTCGGCGTGGGTCGCCCGAGCGGCGCCGTAGGCCATCGCCAGGTGCGGGGCGATGTGCCGCGCGGTGCGGTTGCGCCCTTCGCGGGCCTCGTCCGGGGTGATCGTCTCGATCGCGTCGAAGCCGTAGAGCCGCAGCTTGGTCCGCAGCCGGATGCCGTGCTGGCGGCCGTCCTCGGTCCAGGTCAGATGCACGCTGTCGATGTCGTGGTCGGTTTGCGCGGCGAACGCCTGCACGCTCTGCGCGGCAGCCTTGGCTACCTCGTCGACCGAGGTGACCGCGACGACCTCCTCGGCCAGGACCGTGCCGCTGCTGGTGTCGAGAAGCACCCACACCGCGCTCGTCGCGGTCAGTGACAAGCCCATTACCCGCATAGCTACCCCTAGTCGACTACCAGTGATGGCTGTTTATCGGTGCTCCTGGGACAGATGTTACTCAGGTCACCCATCGGCGCCGGATCCCCGACGGCGAACCCCGCCACCCGCACACCGCGAAGCCCCCGCGATAGCTGTGGCCGCGCTAGCTGCCGGCGCGCTCCAACGTCTCGTTGAAGGTCTTGCTCGGGCGCATCACCGCGGTCGTCTTCTCCCGGTCCGGGTAGTAGTAGCCGCCGATGTCGACTGACTCGCCCTGGACCTCGTTGAGCTCGGAGATGATCGTCTCCTCCTGCTCGGCCAGCGCCTTGGCCAGCGGCTTGAAGTACTCGGCGAGCTCGCTGTCGCTGCTCTGCTGGGCCAGCTCCTGGGCCCAGTACAGGCTCAGATAGAACTGGCTGCCGCGGTTGTCGAGTTCGCCGGCCTTGCGTGACGGGCCCTTGTCGTTGTCGAGCAGCGTGCCGATCGCCGCGTCGAGGGTCTTGCCCAGCAGCGCGGCCCGTTCGTTGTCGGTCTTGCGGCCCAGGTCTTCGAAGCAGGCGCCGAGGGCCAGGAACTCGCCGAGCGAATCCCAGCGCAGGTGGTTCTCCTCGAGCAGCTGGTGCACATGCTTGGGTGCCGAGCCGCCGGCCCCGGTCTCGTACATGCCGCCGCCGGCCATCAGCGGCACGATCGAGAGCATCTTGGCGCTGGTGCCCAGCTCCAGGATCGGGAACAGGTCGGTCAGGTAGTCACGCAGGATGTTGCCGGTCACCGCGATCGTGTCTTGCCCGCGGATCACCCGTTCCAGCGTGTACCGCATCGCCCATACCTGCGGCAGGATCGTGATCTCCAGACCCTCGGTGTCCTCTTCCTTGAGGTAGGTCTTGACCTTCTTGCGCAGCTCATTCTCGTGCGGGCGTTCGTCGTCGAGCCAGAACACCGCGGTCATGCCCGACGCCCGGGCCCGGCTGACCGCCAGCTTGACCCAGTCCCGGATCGCGGCGTCCTTGACGATCGGCATGCGCCAGATGTCACCGGTCTCGACGTTCTGGCTCAGCAGCACCTCGCCGGTGTCGACGTCGACGATGTCGGCGACCCCGTCCTCGGGAATCTCGAAGGTCTTGTCGTGGGAGCCGTACTCCTCGGCTTTCATCGCCATCAACCCGACGTTGGGGACGGTGCCCATGGTGGTGGGGTCGAACTGGCCGTGGGTCTTACAGAAGTTGATGATCTCCTGGTAGATCCGGGAGAACGTGGATTCCGGGTTGACGGCCTTGGTGTCCTTGGTGCGGCCGTCGGCGCCGTACATCTTGCCGCCGAGCCGGATCATCGCCGGCATCGACGCGTCGACGATCACGTCCGACGGCGAGTGGAAGTTGGTGATTCCGCGCGCCGAGTCGACCATCGCCAGCTCGGGGCGGTGTTCGTGGCAGCGGTGGATGTCCTCGATGATGTCGTCCCGCTGGGACGCGGGCAGCTTCTCGATCTTGTCGTACAGGTCGCTCATGCCGTTGTTGACGTTGACCCCGAGTTCGTCGAACAGCTTCTGGTGCTTGGCGAACGCGTCCTTGTAGAAGACCTTCACCGCGTGGCCGAACACGATGGGGTGGCTGACCTTCATCATGGTCGCCTTGACGTGCAGCGAGAACATCACGCCGGTCTCGTAGGCGTCCTGCATCTGCTCTTCGTAGAAGTCGCACAGCGCCTTCTTGCTCATGAACATGCTGTCGATGACGTCGCCGGCCTCCAGCGCCACCTCCGGCTTGAGCACCAGCGCCTCGCCACTCTTCGTGGTCAACACCATCTTGACCTTGCGATCCTTGTCGATGGTCATCGACTTCTCGCCGTGGTAGAAGTCGCCGTCCTTCATGGTCGCCACATGGGTGCGGGAGGCCTGCGACCACTGCCCCATGCTGTGCGGGTGTTTGCGGGCGAACTCCTTGACCGCCTTCGGGGCGCGCCGATCCGAGTTGCCCTGGCGCAGAACGGGGTTGACCGCGCTGCCGAGAACCTTCGCGTAGCGGTCCTTGATCTCTTTTTCTTCGTCGTTCTTGGGGTCGCCCGGGTAGTCGGGCAGGTCGTAACCCTTGGCCTTGAGCTCCTTGATGGCGGCCAGCAGCTGCGGTACCGAGGCGCTGATGTTGGGCAGCTTGATGATGTTGGTCTCGGGCAGCTGGGTCAGCTCGCCGAGCTCGGCGAGGTTGTCGGGCACCTTCTGCTCGTCGGTGAGCCGGTCGCTGAACTCCGCGAGGATGCGCGCGGCCACCGAGATGTCGGTGGACTTGACGTCGATGCCCGCCGCGGAGGCGAAGGTGCGGATCACCGGGAGGAAGGCGAACGTCGCCAGCAGTGGCGCCTCGTCGGTCAGCGTGTAGATGATGGTCGGCTGCTCGGCGCTCATGTGTGCTGTCTCCCGGCGTAGGTCTCTGGCGTCAGTTCGAAGAGCTGTGACCCTTCTGGCGCAGACTACCGAACGTGGGATGGCCCACGGAGGGTCAGCTCGGGCTTCGCTGCCGTCACGGCACCGTCACGGTTGGGACAGGATCCGGCGCGTTGGACGTTGCGCCGCTGGGGCGCAGATACATTCACGCCGTCGAGCAAACTCGGCGAGGTTCGGGCAGAAGGACATCGATATGACACTCACACCGGCCGGCTGGTGGGCGACCTGCGGCGCGGCCGCGGTGGTGGGATTGACCATGGTGGGGTGCTCGTCGGCCCCGACACCGGAGGCGCCCGCCCGCGCCGCCGAGGTCGCGGTGTCCGGGACGCCGTCGGACTGGCAGGCCGCGGTGTGCCGCGACGGCGCCGCCGACGCGTCGGGAACCCGGCACATCGTGCGCGGCTCCTCATGCGTGCCCGCCGACGGCGACGGCGTTGTGCATTTCGATCACTTCGAATCGGCCGCGGCGATGGATTCGGTGCTGTCGTGGACCCCGTCTCCGCACATCGCCAAGACGGTCGTCGACGGACAGCCGATGGCGATCTGGACCCCGTCGGGCGAGGCGAGCGACCTCGAGCCGCTCGATCAGTTCGGCTTTCAGGTGGTGTCCTACCGCTCGACGGCCCTGCAGCGCGGCGTCGGCGATACCCCCGCGACGCTGCCCTCGGGTCAGGTCGTCGATCTGGCGCCGAACCAGTTCGGCTATGTCGTGGTGCAGACCGCGGGCGGCGACACGCAGTGCATCGTGGAGGCCGCGTTCGTCGGCTGCCAGACCAGCGGCACCGGCTGGCCGCAGCACGCCGACGGCAGCGGGCCGTACCACGGGGTTCGCATCAACGCCGACGGGACGGGCTCCTACGTCGACGGCAATCTCGGCGCGGCCGAGCCGGTCACGCTGTCGGGTCAGACCTACCGGGCGTTGGGCTGGACCATCGCGGTGACCCCGACGGGGATGCGGTTCACCAATGACCGGACCGGTCGCGGGGCCATCGTCGGGACCGACCGCGTGCAGCCGTTCTGAGTCCCGACGCGCCGCCGGGTGCGACAAAAGCCGCCGGTGCCCGGAGGTCGCCGTTTATGGTGCTCTGGTGGGCAGCAAGGTGTTAGCTAACGGCCGCGGCCGGTGGTTGGCTGTTGCTGTGTCGGTGGTCGCATCGGCGGGCATGATCTACGCCCAGACCGCTGTGGTGCCGCCGGCTGCCGAGCAGCCCGCGGCTCCCCCGGCAGCGTTCGATCCGGCGCCGCCGGTCGCGGCGTCGGCCCCGGTACCCACCGAAGCCGAACTGCTGGCCGCCAGCGCGCCCGTCGACGCCCGGGTCTTCGACATGGCGCTGCCGGCCGGGGTTACCCACGAGGGCGGGTTACAGGTCAAGACGATCTGGGCGGCCAGGGCGATCAGCATGATGTTCCCGGAGATCAAGACCATCGGCGGGTACCGGCAGGATCCGTTGAAGTGGCACCCCAACGGGCTGGCCATCGACGTGATGATTCCCAACCACAACAGCGACGAGGGCATCGAACTGGGCAACCAGATCGCCGGGTTCGCGCTGGCCAACGCGAAACGCTGGGGCGTGCTGCACGTCATCTGGCGGCAGGGCTTCTACCCGGGCATCGGTGCGCCGAGCTGGACCGCCGACTATGGCTCGGAGACGTTGAACCATTTCGACCATGTGCACATCGCCACCGACGGCGGCGGCTACCCCACCGGCGACGAGACCTACTTCATCGGGTCGATGCAGCGGTAGCGGTCACACCGCGACACTGTCCGGACTGCACAGCAGCACCGCCGCCGAGCGCGCACCGCACACGGACCCGATCCGGGCGTCGGCGGGATCCTGCGGGGTGAACTCCGACGGCGGCGGGGCCGGCGGCCACAGCGGGAAGATGCTCGCCCCGGTGACCCCGGTGAGCCGGGCGACGATCTGGGCGACGATGTTGGTCGCGACGTAGAGCACGTCGCCGAGTAGCTGCACCGGGGCGATCGCCACCTCGGCCAGCAGGCTGACCAGGAAGATGTCCATCTCGGCTACCGCCTGCAGCCCCGAGGTGACGGTGTCGGTCAGCCCGTCCACGTAATAGGGGATCGCGCCGAAAACGGTGCGCGCGCCCAACGCGATCTGGGTTCCGATGTCGGGGTAGCCGTAGTTGTCGATGGCATCCTGCAGCGCCTCGCGCAGGGCCTCGTCGGGGTCGTCGCCGACCGGCACGGCGGTGCCGCCCTGGTCCATCAGGGATTCGCCGTCCAGATCGCCGGGGGTGTCGAGGCCGAACAGGGCCAGCACGGTCGGGGTGACGTCGACGATCTCGTATTGCAGGTTCATCGCGCCCGGCGTGAACAGCCCGCCGTTGCGCGCGAGGACGAACGTCGACGTCTCGTCCGGGGACTGGAAACCGTGCCCGAAACCCTTCTGGGGCTGGTGGCCGTGGTCGGTGACCATCAAGATCGTCCACTCCTCGTCGGAGTTGTCGATCGCGGTCAGGATCGCGCCGAGGTTCTCGTCGAAGTTCTCCAGCGCGATGCGGTACTGATCGGACGCGCCGCCGTACAGGTGACCGTTCTCGTCGACGCCGACGAAGTAGCTGAACACGAAATTGGGGTCGGCCAGATTCGCGCCGTTGATGGCGGCGACGGTCGCCGCGCCGACCGCGTCGTCGGTCAACAGCCAGTCGGTGTCCCCTGGCACCTGGTCGACGTTGACGACGACGTCGGCGCCGCCGTTTCCGGCGTCGGCGATGGCCGAGATGACGTTCCAGTTCGCGATCGAGGTGGTCTGGACCGCCGCGCTCTGGCCCTCGATCAGATCGAAGACCGTCGGCCACTTGTCATAGGTCCACGGGGTGAACACGTTGTTGATGACGCCGGTGCGCTCCCCCCATACGCCGGTCAGGATCGCCGTCCACGACGGGTTGGAGATGGTGGTGTGGCCGACGATGCTCGCCGGGGCGGTGGTGGCGTCGCCCATCAGGTTCCAGAAGTTCACCATCGCTGGGTTGGTGAGCACCCGGCTCAGGTTGACCCCGTCGACGCCGATCACCAGAACGTTCTCCGCGAGTGCTTGGGCATTCACTTGCGCCGCAACCTCATTCGCCAGCCGGCGCTCCGTGTTGCGTTCGAGCTCGTCGCGCACCGCACCCATCGCGGCAAGCATCACCGGCGCCTGCAGTGGGGTTCCGCGGCCCGGGCCGGCCGTCGGGTTCAGCAGTGCGGAGACGAAGCTGGAGACCGCACCGGCCAGGGTGGCGCGTTCGCGGGTGGGCGCCGACTTCGGGGCGCGGCGCTGCGGGGTGGTCGGCGTCGTCTGCAGCGTCCGGGTCGTCTGGATGGTGGTGGCCTCCTGGGTCGTGCTCGCGGCTGGGGTGACTGCCGGCTCCGGTTCCTCGGCTCGGGGGGTGGCGGACTCGGGTGCGGTGACGTCCTCGCCGGACGGGGGCGGCGAGGAGGCCGGCGCAACCACGGCCGCTTCCGCCGTCAGGTCGTGATCGCGTTCCTGCTTGCGGGCCGGCGCCGCGACGTCGGACGCCTCGTCGACGGTGGCCTCGGTGCTGTCCCGGGTGGCTCGTCGAGAAGTGGTCCGTTCCTCGGATCGGCTCTCCCGGCGATTGCTCCGGCGCTCGGTGGTGTCGCCCGTGCGCGAACCCGAGGACGCAGTGTCGCGCTCGCGCGACGGCTGGGAGCCCTGGGAGGACTCCGACGAGGTTCCCGGCTCGGCGGACGCAACGGCCGGCATGCTGCCCAGCGCGACACCGACGCCGAGTGTCACCGCGAGCGCGCCGATGCGGCCGATACAGGTGGCGTGGCCCATGAGGCTCCCTCCGCAGGCCGGCGGGCGCGGCGGGCGCACCTGACGGCGATGACAGGTATTTGTACCTTCGCGTAAATTACGCGGCTCTCCGCGGCGACACGCCGCATTTGACGGGGTTGCGGTCGCGCGCATTCGTTACCAAATGCCACGCGCATCGTTACCGAGAAACGCCGCCGGGTTGCGACCATCGGCAAGTGCGATCTCGCACGATGAATGCACGCGTCGTGCCTCGCGGGGGATGCGCGCCGCGCGGATCGGTTGGGCACATCTGTATGGGAGGAAGGCATGCGCCAGCCAGCAGCCACCTTCGGGTTGGCGATGATCTGCGCCCTGGTCGCCGGGTGTGGCAGTTCGATCGGCAACGCCGAGTCGATCACGCCGACCAGGACGATGATCCCGCGCCCGCTCGTCGAGCGCGAGCTACCCGAATTGTTGCTCAGCCCAGACGAAATCAACGTCACGATGGGGACCACGGGGATGGCGCTGACCGGCTCGCAGACTGCTCTGTCCGACAGCAGCGCCGACATGGCGCCGATCGAGTGCCTGGCCGTCGACGCGGCCGCGGAGGCGCCGGTCTATGCCGGCAGCGGCTACAGCGCCTCGCGCGACGAGAGCCTGAACAACGGTGACGACTTCACCCACTACCTCAAGCAGGCGGTGGTGGTGTTCCCGCTCGTCGAGAAGGCCCAGGCGTTCTTCGATGCGTCGGCTCAGCAGTGGCCGCAGTGCCGGTACTACACCCATCTGCAGAGCGGTACGGAGTGGGTTCCTGGTCCGATCACCAACGCCGACGGCGTCCTCAGTGTGGTGGCGACCCAGCAGCATGCGCGTGCCGGCGGTTGGGCCTGCGGGCGGGCGCTGGCCCTGCGCAACAATGTGATCGTCGACATCAACACCTGCGCCGCGAACCCGGGTGACTCGGCGGTGCGGGTCGCCACGCAGATCGCCGACAACGTGTCGGCGCGGTGGTGACACCTCAGCGCGCGGTGATCCGTACCGGTAGCGAATCGATCCCGATGCCGACGTTGTGCACCGGTCCTCCGCCGGCCCACACAGGCGGGCCCGCGAGCTCGACGTCGTAGCCCGCCGCGACGGTCCCGAGCACCACCTGCACCTCCTTGCGGGCGAGATTGGCGCCCAGGCAGTAGTGCACGCCGCCGCCGCCGAAGGACACGTGCGGGTTGGGTGAGCGGTGGATGTCGAAGCGGAACGGAGCTTCGAAGACGTTCTCGTCGCGGTTGGCCGACGGATACCAGAACAGCACGCGGTCACCGGCGGTGATGTCCTGTCCCCCGACGGTCACATCGCGGGTGGCGGTGCGGCCGAAGAACAAGACCGGGCTCGACCACCGGATGGCCTCGTCGGCCGCTGTCACGGCCAGGGCGGGTTCTGCGCGCAACTGGTCGAATTGGTCCGGATCGTCGAGGAGCGCGACCAGCCCTTGGGTCAACGCGTTGCGGGTGGTCTCGCTGCCGGCGATGGCCAGGATGAGGAAGAACATCTCCAGCTCGAACCCGTCGAGCTGGCCCGCCAGTTTGGTCCACACATCGTCGGTCGGGTTGGCTCGCTTGTCGGCGGTCAGCCGTTGGGCGTAGTCGAACAGTTCGGCCTGAACGGCCAGGCGCTCCTCGTCGGTGTAGCCGTTGTACGGGTTGCCGGTTTTGAGCAGCAGATCGGTTCGCTCGAACACCCAGCCGCGGTCGGACTCCGGGATGCCGACGATGTCGGCGATCAGATGCATCGGCACCTGGTAGGCGATATCGGAGACGAAATCGCAGGTGCCGCCGGCGGCGGCCGTGGCCAGAATGTTTCGGGTTCGGGTGGCGATGAGTTGCTCCAGTCGGCCGATCATCCGGGGCGTGAACTCCGAGGTGATCGTCCGGCGCAGCTGGGCCTGCTCGGGCGGATCTAGCGCGACGATGACCCGCCCGGCGTTGAGCAGCGGGTCGGCGTCCATCATCGGCCCGCCGGCAGCGGCGAAGGTCTGCCAGTCGCGGTTGGCTTGCTGCACCTCCGGGTGGGTGACGATGGACCAGAACGGGATGGACGGAATCGCCGGGCGGCCCTCGACCGCGGCGTGCCGGTGCACCGCGCCGCGGTGGCGCAGCTCGGTGAAGACGTCGTGCGGAAAGCCCTGGGTGTAGAGCTGCGGGTCGGTGAGATCGACGTCGAGGAGTTCGGTCACGGTTGTTCTCCTGCCTGGTTGAGGCTGGACACGGCCTGCCTGATCAGCGTTCGGACCGTGTCGGCATCGGTGGTCTGGCCACGCAGCAGCCGGCGGTAGACCAGGCCGCCGGCGAGCATGTCGACGAGTGCGTCGGCGTCGGTGTCGCCGGGGATGTCGCCGCGGCGGCGGGCACGTTCGACCGCGTCGATTGCGTGCTGGCGAGACTGCCCGGCGAACGTGTACAGCGTCTGGCGGATCGAGTCGTCGTTGGACGCTTCGGCGAGTAGCGCCGGCAACAGGGCGGCGAGTTCGGGATCGATGAGCATCTCGGCGATCGGCAGCATCGCCGCGAACAGGTCGTCGATGAAGGAGCCGGTGTCTACCACGTCGGCGGATCGCGTGATCGACGAGGCCGCGTACTGAAACAGCTCGTTCTTGCTGGACCAGCGCCGATAGATGGAACCGCGGCCGACGCCCGCGCGGGAGGCGATGCCCTCGATCGTCGCTCCCGACCAACCCTTGGCGGCGACCTCTTTGATCGCCGCGTCGATGATGGCGGCGTCGAGACGGTCGTCTCGCGGTCGCCCGCGCCGGACACTGCCCTCGGTCGGCAGCGGGATCGCGCCCATGGAACAATCCTGAACTACTCAGTTCCGGAAATCAACAGTTCCGCAAAAGTCGACATCGTCCGCGGCTCGGGTGGGTCCGCGACCGGCGCCCTACAGCCCGTAGCGCCGAAGGAACCAGCCGTGGACCGCGCGCTGCAGCGCAACGGCGAATTCCCGGTCGCCACAATGCTTGTCGCGGTCGACCGCCGCGCACTGCCGGGCGACTTCGTCGACGACGCCCGCTTCGTCGACGGTGGTGAGCTCGCCCTCCCTCATCACCCACTGGCCGCCGATCATCACGTCGG harbors:
- a CDS encoding Fur family transcriptional regulator, coding for MAEDSDYAGALRSAALRVTRPRMAVLQAVEQHPHADTELIIRAARDVLPDISRQTVYDALNALAATGLVRRIQPAGSVARYETRVADNHHHMVCRSCGVIADVDCAVGDAPCLTASDDLGFDVDEAEVIYWGFCPRCTASRMSRSHP
- a CDS encoding NADP-dependent isocitrate dehydrogenase, which translates into the protein MSAEQPTIIYTLTDEAPLLATFAFLPVIRTFASAAGIDVKSTDISVAARILAEFSDRLTDEQKVPDNLAELGELTQLPETNIIKLPNISASVPQLLAAIKELKAKGYDLPDYPGDPKNDEEKEIKDRYAKVLGSAVNPVLRQGNSDRRAPKAVKEFARKHPHSMGQWSQASRTHVATMKDGDFYHGEKSMTIDKDRKVKMVLTTKSGEALVLKPEVALEAGDVIDSMFMSKKALCDFYEEQMQDAYETGVMFSLHVKATMMKVSHPIVFGHAVKVFYKDAFAKHQKLFDELGVNVNNGMSDLYDKIEKLPASQRDDIIEDIHRCHEHRPELAMVDSARGITNFHSPSDVIVDASMPAMIRLGGKMYGADGRTKDTKAVNPESTFSRIYQEIINFCKTHGQFDPTTMGTVPNVGLMAMKAEEYGSHDKTFEIPEDGVADIVDVDTGEVLLSQNVETGDIWRMPIVKDAAIRDWVKLAVSRARASGMTAVFWLDDERPHENELRKKVKTYLKEEDTEGLEITILPQVWAMRYTLERVIRGQDTIAVTGNILRDYLTDLFPILELGTSAKMLSIVPLMAGGGMYETGAGGSAPKHVHQLLEENHLRWDSLGEFLALGACFEDLGRKTDNERAALLGKTLDAAIGTLLDNDKGPSRKAGELDNRGSQFYLSLYWAQELAQQSSDSELAEYFKPLAKALAEQEETIISELNEVQGESVDIGGYYYPDREKTTAVMRPSKTFNETLERAGS
- a CDS encoding glycoside hydrolase is translated as MGSKVLANGRGRWLAVAVSVVASAGMIYAQTAVVPPAAEQPAAPPAAFDPAPPVAASAPVPTEAELLAASAPVDARVFDMALPAGVTHEGGLQVKTIWAARAISMMFPEIKTIGGYRQDPLKWHPNGLAIDVMIPNHNSDEGIELGNQIAGFALANAKRWGVLHVIWRQGFYPGIGAPSWTADYGSETLNHFDHVHIATDGGGYPTGDETYFIGSMQR
- a CDS encoding alkaline phosphatase family protein yields the protein MGHATCIGRIGALAVTLGVGVALGSMPAVASAEPGTSSESSQGSQPSRERDTASSGSRTGDTTERRSNRRESRSEERTTSRRATRDSTEATVDEASDVAAPARKQERDHDLTAEAAVVAPASSPPPSGEDVTAPESATPRAEEPEPAVTPAASTTQEATTIQTTRTLQTTPTTPQRRAPKSAPTRERATLAGAVSSFVSALLNPTAGPGRGTPLQAPVMLAAMGAVRDELERNTERRLANEVAAQVNAQALAENVLVIGVDGVNLSRVLTNPAMVNFWNLMGDATTAPASIVGHTTISNPSWTAILTGVWGERTGVINNVFTPWTYDKWPTVFDLIEGQSAAVQTTSIANWNVISAIADAGNGGADVVVNVDQVPGDTDWLLTDDAVGAATVAAINGANLADPNFVFSYFVGVDENGHLYGGASDQYRIALENFDENLGAILTAIDNSDEEWTILMVTDHGHQPQKGFGHGFQSPDETSTFVLARNGGLFTPGAMNLQYEIVDVTPTVLALFGLDTPGDLDGESLMDQGGTAVPVGDDPDEALREALQDAIDNYGYPDIGTQIALGARTVFGAIPYYVDGLTDTVTSGLQAVAEMDIFLVSLLAEVAIAPVQLLGDVLYVATNIVAQIVARLTGVTGASIFPLWPPAPPPSEFTPQDPADARIGSVCGARSAAVLLCSPDSVAV
- a CDS encoding sensor domain-containing protein; amino-acid sequence: MRQPAATFGLAMICALVAGCGSSIGNAESITPTRTMIPRPLVERELPELLLSPDEINVTMGTTGMALTGSQTALSDSSADMAPIECLAVDAAAEAPVYAGSGYSASRDESLNNGDDFTHYLKQAVVVFPLVEKAQAFFDASAQQWPQCRYYTHLQSGTEWVPGPITNADGVLSVVATQQHARAGGWACGRALALRNNVIVDINTCAANPGDSAVRVATQIADNVSARW
- a CDS encoding cytochrome P450, producing the protein MTELLDVDLTDPQLYTQGFPHDVFTELRHRGAVHRHAAVEGRPAIPSIPFWSIVTHPEVQQANRDWQTFAAAGGPMMDADPLLNAGRVIVALDPPEQAQLRRTITSEFTPRMIGRLEQLIATRTRNILATAAAGGTCDFVSDIAYQVPMHLIADIVGIPESDRGWVFERTDLLLKTGNPYNGYTDEERLAVQAELFDYAQRLTADKRANPTDDVWTKLAGQLDGFELEMFFLILAIAGSETTRNALTQGLVALLDDPDQFDQLRAEPALAVTAADEAIRWSSPVLFFGRTATRDVTVGGQDITAGDRVLFWYPSANRDENVFEAPFRFDIHRSPNPHVSFGGGGVHYCLGANLARKEVQVVLGTVAAGYDVELAGPPVWAGGGPVHNVGIGIDSLPVRITAR
- a CDS encoding TetR/AcrR family transcriptional regulator — translated: MGAIPLPTEGSVRRGRPRDDRLDAAIIDAAIKEVAAKGWSGATIEGIASRAGVGRGSIYRRWSSKNELFQYAASSITRSADVVDTGSFIDDLFAAMLPIAEMLIDPELAALLPALLAEASNDDSIRQTLYTFAGQSRQHAIDAVERARRRGDIPGDTDADALVDMLAGGLVYRRLLRGQTTDADTVRTLIRQAVSSLNQAGEQP